A region from the Silene latifolia isolate original U9 population chromosome 7, ASM4854445v1, whole genome shotgun sequence genome encodes:
- the LOC141590596 gene encoding putative F-box protein At4g05475 gives MEISISPLENQRNWLDLPRDLTLTILKKLEVTEILKSAQFVCKSWYVLCKEPSVRNTIRLYDFGESESDLQFEENKYTGMMVSIVDSNDTDLFNLGIKDFALKIFYPTLHHGTKDFQKLVTMPLNPNPNKVTTTETEVVSDSPPKNNRNWSELPRDITDNSFKFNQLGSKCPDMACNDEALAISKNMPELRHLQIIGNSLTDVGLRAILDGCPHLQSACMFLLKFNYYSPLRP, from the exons ATGGAGATCTCAATCTCACCCCTCGAAAACCAAAGAAACTGGCTAGATTTACCGCGTGACTTAACTTTAACGATTCTGAAAAAATTAGAAGTCACGGAAATACTTAAATCGGCTCAATTTGTATGCAAATCGTGGTACGTTTTGTGCAAAGAACCCTCCGTGCGGAACACTATCCGTTTATATGACTTCGGCGAATCAGAGTCGGATTTACAGTTCGAGGAGAATAAGTATACGGGTATGATGGTTAGTATTGTTGATAGCAACGATACTGATTTGTTCAATCTCGGTATCAAGGATTTTGCTCTCAAGATCTTTTATCCTACACTGCATCATGGTACCAAGGATTTTCAA AAATTAGTAACCATGCCGTTAAATCCAAACCCTAATAAAGTTACTACTACAGAAACTGAGGTAGTTTCCGATTCACCTCCAAAAAATAACAGAAACTGGTCAGAATTACCGCGTGATATAACTGATAATTCTTTTAAATTCAACCAGCTGGGTTCAAAATGTCCTGATATGGCATGTAATGACGAGGCACTGGCAATTTCAAAAAACATGCCTGAACTACGCCACCTTCAGATTATTGGAAATAGCTTGACGGATGTTGGTCTTAGAGCAATCCTTGATGGGTGTCCACATCTCCAGTCTGCGTGCATGTTTCTATTAAAATTCAATTACTACTCTCCTCTCCGTCCATGA